One Sodalinema gerasimenkoae IPPAS B-353 DNA segment encodes these proteins:
- a CDS encoding DUF3038 domain-containing protein, translating to MPTPDPQLHLDLTLLALQALLNLSSEDIWATVVTLGLERDLGDRQSLEQLRQGHPALAQKLPQRQQLLILSQLICALAQEHQETIRRAIALLEQYTQLERPAREAVLLSEYLQRFTQGYLQRSLGTLKLTLVESLALKLLVDLVFYSSPDGDRHLAWGLDLGSP from the coding sequence GTGCCCACCCCTGACCCCCAGCTTCACCTAGACTTAACCTTACTGGCCCTACAAGCCCTGCTGAACCTATCGAGTGAGGACATTTGGGCAACCGTGGTAACCTTGGGACTAGAGCGCGACTTGGGCGATCGCCAGAGTCTCGAACAGTTGCGCCAGGGACACCCCGCCCTAGCCCAAAAACTGCCTCAGCGGCAACAACTGCTGATTCTGAGTCAGCTCATTTGCGCTCTGGCCCAAGAACATCAGGAGACCATTCGCCGGGCGATCGCCTTGTTAGAACAATATACTCAGCTTGAACGTCCAGCACGAGAAGCTGTCCTCCTGTCTGAGTATTTGCAACGATTTACGCAGGGCTATCTACAACGCTCTCTGGGAACCCTAAAATTAACCCTAGTGGAGTCGTTGGCTCTTAAATTGTTAGTGGATCTCGTGTTTTATAGTAGTCCCGATGGCGATCGCCATTTGGCATGGGGATTGGATTTAGGCTCTCCCTAA